The following nucleotide sequence is from Synechococcus sp. CBW1004.
GAGCCATCCAGGACCCATGGCGGCGCTCCGGACCCGGTGCGGACGGAGCTGCTGGCCCTGCTCCAGCCCGGTGCCGCCGCGGCCGATCCCGCCCGGGTGCGCGCCCTGATCGAAACCCTGGAGCACTCCAGCCCGGCTGACCTGGACCGCGATCGGGCCCTGCTGGCGGGTGTGTGGGAGCTGCGCTGGAGCAGCAGCAGGTTGCCCTACCTGGCCGTCGCACCCTGGCTGGAGAATCTGCAGCTGCTCGATCCGGACCATGGCCGCGGCATGAATCTGCTGCGCCTGAGTGGCCCCCTGGGACCGCTGGCCGGCATCGCTGTGCAGGCCGAGCTCACCCTGGCGCCGGCGCCCGAGGGGCAGCGGGCCCAGCGGGTGGGAGTCCGCTTCGAGCGGGGCGGCTGGCTGGGGCCGCAGCTGGGGGAGCGGCGCCTGAGCCTGTTTCGCCAGGTGAGCCAGAGCTTTCCCGCCTGGCTGGACATCACCGTGCTGGATCAGGAACTGCGGGTGTGCCGCGGCAATGCCGGCACTCTGTTCGCCCTGCGGCGTCGCCCCGATCTGCGTCTGCAGGATCTGATGCCCCACCAGGACGGCTGAGAGCAGCGACTCCTCGCTCTCCCGGCGCAGCTCCGCACCTTGGAGGGGCGTCCTGATGCCGGCCCGATGCTGTGTGCAACAGGACTGCGTGCGTTGTGACACAAAAGAGCCCCGGTGGCGAAGGACCACCGGGGCTGAGGGCTGCAACGGCTCGATCGGCCGTCCCGATGGGCCGTTGCGCGATCCGATTCAGTGGCCCTGGGCCATGGCCACGGGAATGCGCGGCACCGGGAAACCGTTCTGGCTGAGCACCTCGACGATTGTGCGGTTGGTGTCGAAGTACACCTGCCAGTAGTTCTCGTTGCTGGTGTACGGGCGCACCGCCAGGCGGGGACCGCGTTCGCTGAATTCGAGGATTTCCACATCGGCTTCCATGCCGGGGTACTGATTGGGGATGGCTTTGAGGCCGTCCTTGAGCAGGGCGATGGCACGGGCCACATCGGCTGTGTTGTCGAGCTGGGCGATCAGATCGACACGGCGATAGGGATGGGAGGAGTAATTGACGATCGTGTCTCCGAAGAACTTGCCATTGGGAACAATGTGACGCACGTTATCCAGCGTGAGGATCGTGGTCACGAACATGCCCACTTCCTCCACGGTGCCGGTGACGCCGCCGCCTTCGACGAAGTCGCCGAGGCTCACCGGACGGAAGAGCTGCAGGAAGACACCGGCGGCGAAGTTGCCGAGCATGCCGCTCCAGGCGGCGCCGATGGCGACGCCGGCGCCGGCCAGGAGGGCGGCGAAGCTGGCGGTCTGGATGCCGAAGAAGCCCAGGATCGCCACCGCCAGCACCACGCGCAGCAGGGCGCCGAGGATGTTGAGCAGGAAGCCGATCAGGGTCGGGTCCAGGTTGGCTTTCGAGAAGGTGCGCCTCAGCACCTTGGTGGCCAGGCGGATCAGCCAGGTGCCGACGATCCAGAGGGCGATCGCCCCGGCAAGCTTGAACAGGAACGGCACCACGATGGTGGTGAAAACGCCGGGGGCCGCGGCCACGGCCCCAGTGGCCGCGTCAAGGGGTGCGGCGGTCGCAAAAAAAGGCATGCAGCCTGAGTTGGAGATCAATCGCTCTTAAAATGCTGGCCGGCCTGCAGGATGTCAACCATGCCTTAACGCCTGGCTCTGTATCCCCTGCGTCTTTTTTTGGGTTCCGTTGGGATGTGATTCCCGGTCGCCCAATGTGGTGGCCCTGATGCATGCCGCGTCGAGGAGATGCTGAGGCTCGGTCGCCGGCAGGTCTGCGCCCGTCAACGGCAGAATCAGAAGGATCTGGCAGGTTGCGGTTGGTTCCCCGGTCCGGCAGGTGCCGGCGCTGCAGCCTCTGCAGGCATGGATGCTGTTGCATCGATGACCGTCGCTCCTTCGTCCTGGCTGAGGAGGCCGCTCATCAACGTCGCCTGCATCAGCTCTGCTCGCCCCGAAGCCCCAGTGCCAGCAGTGCGGCGCTGACCAGGAGCACCAGCGTCGAGAGCACCTGGATCTGGGGTGCGATCTCCCGTTGGAAGGCCCCGGCGATGTACAGGGGCAGGGTCACCAGATCCCCGGCCGTGAAGCTGCTCACGACGAAGTCATCGAAGGAGAGCGAGAACGACAGCAGGGCCGCCGCCAGCAGCCCCGGCGCCAGCAACGGCAGGGTGACGCGTCGGAAGGCCTGCAGCGGCCTCGCCCCCAGATCCTGGGCCGCCTCCTCCAGCCGGCGGTCCAGGCCCGCCAGTCGCGCCTTCACCGTCAGCGCTGCATAGCTGAGGCAGAACAGGCTGTGGGAGAGCAGCAGCGTCAGCGCTCCCCGCTGCAGGCCCACGCTCGCGAACAGGTTGAGCAGGCTGGCCGCCAGCACGATCTCCGGATTGGTGAGCGGCAGCACCAGCAGCGCTTCCACCCAGCCGTGGCCGCGCGGCCGGAAGCGCCCCAGCGCCAGGGCCATCAGGCCCCCCAGCAGGGTGGCGATCAGGGCCGCCGCCACGGCGATGCTCAGGCTTGCGAGGAAGGCCTGGCTGAGTGCCGCGTCCCGCAGGGGATGCATCCAGTTGTCCAGCGTGAAGCCCTGCCAGATCAGGTTGAAGCGGCCGCGGGGGGCGTTGAAGCTGAACAGCACCGTCACGGCGATCGGCGCGTAGAGCAGCGCAAAGGTGAGGCAGGTGCCCAGCCACAACAGGCGGGATCCACGGTTGCTCATCGGCTGCTCCAGCGGGGTTGCCGGATGCGATCAGCGCGGCGAGTCTCCTGGTCCCCTGGGATCATCGGCACCTGAGCAGGGCGTGGCGCGGCACTGGTCATGGCAGCGGGAGCTCCTGCAGCTTTCTGCCCCGCAGCAGCAGTGCCGCCGTGACGCTGATCAGGAGCATCAGCAGCAGGGTCAGGGCGGACGCCTGCGGGGCCTGGCGCTGCACCAGCAGCAGGTTCTCGATCGCGCCGGCGATCATCCGCTCGTTCGGCCCTCCCAGGAAGCGGGGGTTGACCACATCCCCCGCCGCCGGGATGAGGCTGAGCAGCACGCCGGACACCAGGCCCGGTTGCGACAGCGGCCATTCGACGCGCAGGAAGCGGCGCAGCGGTGAGGCATACAGATCGGCGGCGGCATCGAGGAGCAGCGGATCGATGCGCTCCATCGCCACCACCAGGGGCAGCACCAGGAAGGGCAGGCTGTTGTAGGTGAGGCCGCCGATCACCGCCGCAGGCGTGTTCAGCAGCCGTCCGTCCACCAGCACCCCCAGATGTTGCAGCGGTGCGATCAGCCCCAGCCCGTGCAGCAGGGCCAGCACCGGTCCCCGGTCCGCCAGCAGGGTGGTCCAGGCGATGGCCCGCACCAGGTAGGAGGTGAAGAAGGGCAGCACCACCAGCCCCAGCAGCGCCGCCTTCCAGCGGCCACCGCGGAAGGCGATCGTCCAGGCCAGCGGATACGCGATCAGCAGCCCCAGGCCGGTGGAGGCGGCCGCAAAGCGCAGCGAGCGCCCCAGCACCGGCCCGTAGAGGGCGATCACCTCGCCGTAGGTCTGGATCCGGCCGGTGAACACGGTCCGCAGGCTGAAGCGATCCAGTTGCTCCGACAGGGACAGGGGAATCAGGGCCCCAAGCGGCAGCACGTAGAGCAGGAGCAGCAGCAGGAGCCCGGGGGCCAGCAGGGCCCAGGGCAGCCAGCGGCGCCTTCCCCCCGGCCCCATCGGCCGGCGCCGCTCAGGCCTGACTGATGCGGGCGAAGCGCTCATCGAAGCGGGCCTCCTCCTCGGAGCTCAACGGGCCGAACACCCGCAGTCGCTGCTGCATGGCGGCGTCGGGGAACATCTGCGGGTTGGTCGCCAGCGCCTTGGTGGCCGGATCGGCCGCCAGGATCTCCTGGACCCCCTGCACCGGCGAGATGTACTGGACGCTCGCGGCGATGCGGGCGGCGTTCTCGGGGTCGTAGACCCAGTTGAGCCACTCAGCCACCGCCTGGCGGTTGCGGGCGCCCCTGGGCATCACCATCACATCGGCCCACAGCACGCCGCCGGTCTCGGGAACAAGGAAGCGCAGCTTGGGCTGCTCCAGCACCAGCTGGGCCACATCCCCCGACCAGGCGATGCAGGCGGCGAAGTTGCCGGCCAGCAGATCGTCCTGGTAGTCGTTGCCGGTGAAGGCGCGGATCTGGCCCGATTCCCGTGCCTTCTGCATGCGATCGAAGGAGGCCTGAGCGGTATCCCAGGTGGGCCGGCTGATGTCCTGCCCGTCGGCCAGCATGAGCAGGCCGAGGGTGTCGCGCATCTCGGTGAGGAAGCCCACCTTGCCGCGCAGGTCGGACGCGAACAGATCGTCGACGCCCTTCAGCTCGCGGCCGGTGACCTCGAGGTTGTAGGCGATGCCGGCGATGCCCGACTGCCACGGCAGCGAGTGGCGCTGCTGGGGATCCCAGCTGGGATTGCGCAGGGAGGGCATCAGGTTGCGGGCATTCGGGACCTGCTCCAGAGGCAGCGCCTCCACCCAGCCGAGGCGGATCAGCCGTTCGGCCAGCCAGTACGGCACCACCACGAGGTCCTGGGCGATCGGCCGGCCCGCGGCCAGATCCGGCTGCACCTTGGCGAAGAAGGTCTGGGCGTCGTTGAGGTCCTCGCGATAGGTCACCGCGATGCCGGTCTGCTTGCTGAATCGCTCGACGCTGCCGGGCACCCCGTCCTCGCTGGGGTCGATATAGATCGGGTAGTTGGAGATCACCAGGCGGCGCTCCCCCGTCGCGCCGGAGTCCGGGGCGCGTCGGCCGCATGCCGCCAGCAGGGATGGACCGGCCACCGCGGCCGTGGCCGCCAGGATCGAGCGTCGCAGGAAGGTCCGTCGTGTCGAGGCAAGCGGCGGCCGGCTCGGGGGCGGTTGGCGCATCGTCAGGGGGCGGGGATCGGTGAGGACGGGCAGAGGCTCATCGGGGCGGCGCTCCCAGCTCCCCGGGAGTGGCTGTGTCGGGCGGAGCGCCACGCAGCGGATGGGTGTCGGCCGGATCCCAGACGCACCAGTACGGGCAGCCGGGAGTCAGGTTCGCCGGCAGGTTATCCCTGGCGGCCAGCGCCAGCAGTTCAGGGCCGCTGACAGCGGCATCGACCGCCGCCGCTGGGCCGCCGCGGCGCGGTTCGTGGCAGACCGCTGCGGCCGCGGCCCCTGGAGCTCCTGCCGGTTCCTTTGCCCCAGCTGCCTGGGGCGGGGGGCCTCCGGGGCGCCCGGGGCCGGTCGGGGCCGCGCCGGCTTCAGCCTGGGGCAGGGGCTCGAGTGCTCGCAGCCGCAGCTCCAGGGTGGGCCCCTGGAAGGTGACGCTCTCCAGCTGCGCCCGCACGCCCTTTTCGCCGTCTGCGGGGGGGCGGGCGCGCAGACGCAGGTGCTCGGGCCGCAGCAGGGTCCAGCCGCCGCGGCCATCGGGCAGAAGGTTGGCGCCGCCCAGGAAGGTGGCCACGTAGGGGCTGACCGGTCGGTCGTACAGCTCGCGCGGACTGCCCACCTGGGCGATGCGGCCGCCGTGCATCACCGCCAGCCGGTCGCTGAGGGCGAGGGCCTCCTCGCGGTCATGGGTCACGAACAGGAACGTGATGCCCACCTCGCGCTGGATCCGCTTGAGCTCCCCCTGCATCGTGCGCCGCAGGTTCGGATCAAGGGCCGCCAGCGGTTCGTCGAGCAGCAGCGCGGCGGGTCGGTTCACCAGCGCCCGCGCCAGGGCCACCCGCTGCTGCTGTCCGCCGGAGAGCTGCTGCGGCCGGCGGCGGGCCAGATCCGAGAGGCGCACCACCTCCAGGGCCTCCCCCACCCGCCGGCGCAGTTCGGCGTCGGCCAGGCCGCGGGAGCGCGGGCCGAAGGCGACGTTGTCCCAGACGCTCAGATGGGGGAAGAGCGCGTAGTTCTGGAACACCGTGTTCACGGGCCGCCGGTGGGCCGGCAGGGGCGTCACGTCCTGTCCCTGCAGGTGGATCGAGCCGGCATCGGGGTGCTCGAAGCCGGCGATCAGCCGCAGGGTGGTGGTCTTGCCGCAGCCCGAGGCCCCGAGCAGGGAGAAGAATTCGCCGGCGGCCACCTCCAGGTGGAGGTCCTCCACGGCATGGACGCCGCCGTAGCCGCGCCGCACGCCCCGCAGGGCGATCACGGGCTCGGAGGCGCTGCGCGGAGCCTCAGCCGACCGATCCGAAGGGGTGCCATGGCCGTTGCCGCGGCGCTCAGAGGTCCTCGAGCGGGTCATCGTCGTCGCCGTCCTCGGGTGGCCAGGCCAGGTTCACCACCACCGGCGCATGATCGCTGGGCTGGGGGTTGCCGCGCTGTTCTCTGTGAATCACGCAGCCGCTGGCCCGCTCCAGCAGGTCGCGCTCCAGATAGATGTGATCGATCCGCCAGCCCCGGCCGGTCTCCCAGCCGCCGCTGCGGTAGTCCCACCAGCTCCAGTGGCCGCTCTCCGGTTCGAACAGGCGGAACACATCGGTGAGCCGTTCGCCGAGGAGGGTACGCAGGGCCGAACGTTCGGCGTCGCTGGCCATGATGCCGCCGCTCAGCCGTTCGGGATCGTGAATGTCGCGATCCTCCGGGGCGATGTTGAAGTCACCCACCATCACCAGGGGTTCGCCCTGCCGTTCCTGGACCTCCAGGTAGCGATGCAGGCACTGCAGCCACTGCAGCTTGTAGGTGTATTTGTCACTGCGCAGCGACGAGCCGTTGGGCACGTAGAGGTTGAGGATCCGCAGCCCCTCGATGCGGGCGCTGAGCACGCGCTTCTGCTCCCCCAGCTGCATCGCCTCCGGGTCAGAGGGCAACAGAGGCACGAAGCCCACCTGGACATCCTCCAGGGGCAGCCGGCTGACGATCGCAACGCCGTTGTAGGCCTTCTGGCCGCTGATCGCCACCTCATAGCCCAGCTCCCGGAAGGCCTCCTGGGGGAACAGGTCATCGGCCACCTTGGTCTCCTGCAGGCAGAGCACCTCGGGCTGTTGCCGCTGCAGCCAGGTGCAGACCTGATCGAGGCGCGTGCGCACGGAATTGACGTTCCAGGTGGCGATCCGCATCGGGGCGCAGGCAACTTCAACCGAGCGGTTCTCCTAACATCGAGCGACTCCATTGACTGCCGACTTCGGCACTGAGCCATGTTCAGCGAACTGCGGGTCCGATCCCTGCCGCAGCGTCGGCTGCGGCCCGGCCGGATTCCGGCCTTCCTGGCGGTGGCAACGCTCTCCTCGCCGCTCCTTCTCACCCCCGCACCGGCGGCCGCCCAGCAGGCCGGCTACGGCCAGACCCTCGGCAACACGCCGATGGAGCGTCAGCTCTATGACGGCGGCACCGGCCGCCCCAACAGCGGTTCGATCTTGGATTCCACCAATCCGATCGATCTGATGAACAAGATCCGGCGCAGCACGGCGATGGATGAGGCCACCCCGCCGGCCTCGGCGATCGATCAGGCCCTCCAGCAGCTCGAAGCCCAGTCGTCACCGGCAGCCGCCGGTCCCGATCAGGCCGCCACCGGCGATGTCAGCGGCTCGACCCGTCCTGTGGGGACGGCGCCGGTGTGGGCGCCGTCCGCGACTCCCCAGAGCCCGTCCGGTTCGACGCCCCAGCGTCCTGCCCTCTGAGCGAGGCCAGTCCCCAGCTGGCCGCAAGCCGATCCAGGCGCGGATCCCCCTTGCTGGGATCCCGCAGCCGCTGGCGGGCCTGATTGAGAGCGTCGAGGGCGCCATTGCGGTCGCCCTGCTGTTTCCGCAGCAGGGCGAGGGCGATCAGCGGCCGCTGGTCGTCAGGAAATTCGGTGGCCAGCCGGCGATAGGTCGCCATCGCGGCGGGAATCTGACCGCGCCGCTGCTGCAGATCCGCCAGCAGCAGCCCGAGTCCCATGGCCTGGGGCTGCACCGGTGGTCGCATCGCCTTCTGATAGGCGGCCTTCACCTGGTTCTCGGCCTGGTTGCCCTGGCCCTGTTCCAGCTGCAGCAGCGTCATCAGCTGTAGAGCTTCCATCTGATCGCTGCGGCGATTGAGGATCATGCGCAGCTCCCGCTGGGCGCCGGCACGGTCGCCCTGGTCGCGGCGCAGTTCCGCCAGCAGCAGCCGCAGGGACCAGCGGTCCGGCTCGCGGTCGGCCAGTGGTTCCAGCACGGCGATCGCTTCCTGGCGGCGGTTGAGGGCCACGAGCAGCTCCAGCAGTCGCTGCTGTTCGGCTGGGCTGGCCTGCTGTCCTTGCAGCTGCTGCCGCAGGCTGCGGACCTCCCGCTCCAGCCGCGCATTGGC
It contains:
- a CDS encoding PAP/fibrillin family protein; translated protein: MRTELLALLQPGAAAADPARVRALIETLEHSSPADLDRDRALLAGVWELRWSSSRLPYLAVAPWLENLQLLDPDHGRGMNLLRLSGPLGPLAGIAVQAELTLAPAPEGQRAQRVGVRFERGGWLGPQLGERRLSLFRQVSQSFPAWLDITVLDQELRVCRGNAGTLFALRRRPDLRLQDLMPHQDG
- a CDS encoding mechanosensitive ion channel family protein; translated protein: MPFFATAAPLDAATGAVAAAPGVFTTIVVPFLFKLAGAIALWIVGTWLIRLATKVLRRTFSKANLDPTLIGFLLNILGALLRVVLAVAILGFFGIQTASFAALLAGAGVAIGAAWSGMLGNFAAGVFLQLFRPVSLGDFVEGGGVTGTVEEVGMFVTTILTLDNVRHIVPNGKFFGDTIVNYSSHPYRRVDLIAQLDNTADVARAIALLKDGLKAIPNQYPGMEADVEILEFSERGPRLAVRPYTSNENYWQVYFDTNRTIVEVLSQNGFPVPRIPVAMAQGH
- a CDS encoding ABC transporter permease is translated as MSNRGSRLLWLGTCLTFALLYAPIAVTVLFSFNAPRGRFNLIWQGFTLDNWMHPLRDAALSQAFLASLSIAVAAALIATLLGGLMALALGRFRPRGHGWVEALLVLPLTNPEIVLAASLLNLFASVGLQRGALTLLLSHSLFCLSYAALTVKARLAGLDRRLEEAAQDLGARPLQAFRRVTLPLLAPGLLAAALLSFSLSFDDFVVSSFTAGDLVTLPLYIAGAFQREIAPQIQVLSTLVLLVSAALLALGLRGEQS
- a CDS encoding ABC transporter permease → MSASPASVRPERRRPMGPGGRRRWLPWALLAPGLLLLLLLYVLPLGALIPLSLSEQLDRFSLRTVFTGRIQTYGEVIALYGPVLGRSLRFAAASTGLGLLIAYPLAWTIAFRGGRWKAALLGLVVLPFFTSYLVRAIAWTTLLADRGPVLALLHGLGLIAPLQHLGVLVDGRLLNTPAAVIGGLTYNSLPFLVLPLVVAMERIDPLLLDAAADLYASPLRRFLRVEWPLSQPGLVSGVLLSLIPAAGDVVNPRFLGGPNERMIAGAIENLLLVQRQAPQASALTLLLMLLISVTAALLLRGRKLQELPLP
- a CDS encoding PotD/PotF family extracellular solute-binding protein, whose translation is MRQPPPSRPPLASTRRTFLRRSILAATAAVAGPSLLAACGRRAPDSGATGERRLVISNYPIYIDPSEDGVPGSVERFSKQTGIAVTYREDLNDAQTFFAKVQPDLAAGRPIAQDLVVVPYWLAERLIRLGWVEALPLEQVPNARNLMPSLRNPSWDPQQRHSLPWQSGIAGIAYNLEVTGRELKGVDDLFASDLRGKVGFLTEMRDTLGLLMLADGQDISRPTWDTAQASFDRMQKARESGQIRAFTGNDYQDDLLAGNFAACIAWSGDVAQLVLEQPKLRFLVPETGGVLWADVMVMPRGARNRQAVAEWLNWVYDPENAARIAASVQYISPVQGVQEILAADPATKALATNPQMFPDAAMQQRLRVFGPLSSEEEARFDERFARISQA
- a CDS encoding ABC transporter ATP-binding protein, with translation MTRSRTSERRGNGHGTPSDRSAEAPRSASEPVIALRGVRRGYGGVHAVEDLHLEVAAGEFFSLLGASGCGKTTTLRLIAGFEHPDAGSIHLQGQDVTPLPAHRRPVNTVFQNYALFPHLSVWDNVAFGPRSRGLADAELRRRVGEALEVVRLSDLARRRPQQLSGGQQQRVALARALVNRPAALLLDEPLAALDPNLRRTMQGELKRIQREVGITFLFVTHDREEALALSDRLAVMHGGRIAQVGSPRELYDRPVSPYVATFLGGANLLPDGRGGWTLLRPEHLRLRARPPADGEKGVRAQLESVTFQGPTLELRLRALEPLPQAEAGAAPTGPGRPGGPPPQAAGAKEPAGAPGAAAAAVCHEPRRGGPAAAVDAAVSGPELLALAARDNLPANLTPGCPYWCVWDPADTHPLRGAPPDTATPGELGAPPR
- the xth gene encoding exodeoxyribonuclease III; translation: MRIATWNVNSVRTRLDQVCTWLQRQQPEVLCLQETKVADDLFPQEAFRELGYEVAISGQKAYNGVAIVSRLPLEDVQVGFVPLLPSDPEAMQLGEQKRVLSARIEGLRILNLYVPNGSSLRSDKYTYKLQWLQCLHRYLEVQERQGEPLVMVGDFNIAPEDRDIHDPERLSGGIMASDAERSALRTLLGERLTDVFRLFEPESGHWSWWDYRSGGWETGRGWRIDHIYLERDLLERASGCVIHREQRGNPQPSDHAPVVVNLAWPPEDGDDDDPLEDL
- a CDS encoding lipopolysaccharide assembly protein LapB — encoded protein: MAVAEQMTESTPRRARLGALLLALALLAGAAASGWWLGRRQRPPATTPTPANARLEREVRSLRQQLQGQQASPAEQQRLLELLVALNRRQEAIAVLEPLADREPDRWSLRLLLAELRRDQGDRAGAQRELRMILNRRSDQMEALQLMTLLQLEQGQGNQAENQVKAAYQKAMRPPVQPQAMGLGLLLADLQQRRGQIPAAMATYRRLATEFPDDQRPLIALALLRKQQGDRNGALDALNQARQRLRDPSKGDPRLDRLAASWGLASLRGQDAGASNRTGSGESRTAPTPAPSPQDGSSR